The following coding sequences lie in one Chionomys nivalis chromosome 8, mChiNiv1.1, whole genome shotgun sequence genomic window:
- the LOC130879134 gene encoding 60S ribosomal protein L37a: MAKRTKKVGIVGKYGTRYGASLRKMVKKIEISQHAKYTCSFCGKTKMKRRAVGIWHCGSCMKTVAGGAWTYNTTSAVTVKSAIRRLKELKDQ, translated from the coding sequence ATGGCAAAACGCACCAAGAAGGTCGGGATCGTCGGGAAATATGGGACCCgctatggtgcctccctccggaaaatggtgaagaaaattgaaatcagccagcacgccaagtacacgtgctccttctgtggcaagacCAAGATGAAGAGACGAGCCGTCGGCATCTGGCACTGTGGTTCGtgcatgaaaacagtggctggCGGGGCCTGGACCTACAACACGACTTCTGCCGTCACAGTGAAGTCTGCCATCAGAAGACTGAAGGAACTGAAAGACCAGTAA
- the Bccip gene encoding BRCA2 and CDKN1A-interacting protein: protein MASRAKKRAVGNGVQRLGAQGHHEEEEEDEVEDEEEDDDVDEDSEEEEDEDEIVDEEVNIEFEAYSISDNDYGGIKKLLQQLFLKAPVNTAELTDLLIQQNHIGSVIKQTDVSEDSGDEVDEDEIFGFISLLNLTERKGMQCAEQIKELVLSFCEKNCEKSMVEQLDQLLNDTSKPVGFLLSERFINVPPQIALPMHQQLQKELADAQRTNKPCGKCYFYLLISKTFVEARKSGSKKTQDGLQQEALMFANAEEEFFYEEAILKFSYSVQGESDTCLGGRWSFDDVPMKPLRTVMVIPDDKMSEIMEKLKDHLSV, encoded by the exons ATGGCTTCCCGAGCTAAGAAGCGAGCGGTGGGAAACGGGGTTCAGCGGCTGGGAGCGCAGGGTCACCacgaggaggaagaagaggatgaggtggaagatgaggaagaagacgATGACGTCGATGAAGacagtgaggaagaagaggatgaagaCGAGATCGTGGACGAG GAAGTGAATATTGAATTTGAAGCTTACTCCATCTCAGATAACGATTATGGCGGAATTAAGAAATTATTGCAACAG ctTTTCCTAAAAGCGCCCGTGAACACTGCAGAGCTAACGGATCTCTTGATTCAACAGAACCACATCGGGAGCGTGATTAAG CAAACGGATGTTTCAGAAGACAGCGGTGATGAAGTGGATGAAGATGAGATCTTCGGCTTCATAAGCCTTTTAAATTTAACTGAAAGAAAG GGCATGCAGTGTGCGGAACAAATTAAAGAGTTGGTTCTGAGCTTCTGTGAGAAGAACTGTGAGAAGAGCATGGTTGAACAGCTGGACCAGCTGTTGAACGACACCAGCAAGCCTGTGGGCTTTCTGCTCAGTGAAAGATTCATTAACGTCCCTCCTCAGATTGCGCTGCCGATGCACCAGCAGCTCCA GAAAGAATTAGCGGACGCGCAAAGAACCAATAAGCCATGCGGGAAGTGCTACTTCTATCTACTGATTAGTAAGACATTTGTGGAAGCAAGAAAATCCGGTTCCAAAAAGACGCAGGATGGTCTTCAGCAGGAAGCCTTGATGTTCGCAAATGCAGAAGAAGAGTTTTTCTATGAG GAAGCGATCCTGAAGTTCAGCTACTCGGTGCAGGGGGAGAGCGACACTTGTCTGGGAGGCAGATGGTCCTTTGATGATGTGCCGATGAAGCCCTTGCGAACTGTGATGGTAATCCCAGATGACAAGATGAGTGAGATCATGGAAAAGCTGAAAGACCATCTATCTGTCTAG